One Bacillota bacterium genomic window carries:
- a CDS encoding spore germination protein, which translates to MGGNGAKKKARVSKRLADNIAYLHQALGVADNFDIITRELKIGGKEAVLLFVDGLSRDEVLLYLIWALFDLPREELQPLTLSKIVKEKLPYAEIQTLDTLDDIVDTVLAGPQVLLVDGLEQGIVIDARIYPFRNIQEPDLERVVRGSRDGFTETLVYNTALIRRRIRDPRLRFVVLQVGVRSKTDICLAYLEDVANPELVAFVRNRLEEIRIDGLPMAEKSVEELITPGSYWNPFPKVRYTERPDVAAVHLLEGHLLVLVDTSPSVMILPATFFSHIQHAEEYRQSPFVGAYLRWVRFLAILASTFLLPVWLLVALEPRLLPAALKFIGPAKAGKVPLFGQFLLAEIAVDILRMAAIHIPSPLATALGIIAAVLLGEIAIRIGLFNGEVVLYTAVAAIGTFATPSYELSMANRLVRLGLVFLVGIWRVPGLLVGLLLAIFFMLSSKSFGIPYFWPLIPFNWDAFKQVLLRYPVPLHNLRPSVLKPQDVIRQPSPALKPEEKKGSNWGEKVRKTGGEEDL; encoded by the coding sequence TTGGGTGGGAACGGGGCAAAAAAGAAAGCCAGGGTGAGCAAGCGCCTTGCCGATAACATTGCCTATCTTCATCAAGCCCTGGGCGTGGCAGATAATTTCGACATCATCACCCGCGAATTGAAAATCGGCGGGAAAGAGGCTGTCCTCCTCTTCGTAGATGGCCTGAGCAGAGATGAGGTTCTGCTCTATTTGATTTGGGCACTTTTCGACCTCCCCCGGGAAGAACTGCAGCCTTTGACTTTGAGTAAAATCGTCAAAGAAAAGCTTCCCTACGCGGAGATTCAAACCCTTGACACCCTTGATGATATCGTCGATACGGTTCTGGCGGGCCCCCAGGTGCTCCTGGTGGACGGTTTGGAGCAGGGAATTGTCATTGACGCCCGGATCTACCCTTTCCGGAACATCCAGGAACCCGATCTCGAGAGGGTTGTGCGCGGGTCGCGGGATGGGTTTACGGAAACACTTGTTTACAATACGGCACTGATCCGGAGGCGAATCCGGGACCCGCGGCTCCGCTTTGTGGTTCTTCAGGTTGGGGTGCGCTCAAAAACCGACATCTGCCTGGCCTACCTCGAGGATGTGGCCAACCCAGAGCTGGTTGCCTTTGTCCGGAACCGCCTGGAGGAGATAAGAATCGACGGCCTCCCGATGGCGGAAAAGTCCGTGGAGGAGTTGATTACACCCGGCAGCTACTGGAATCCTTTTCCGAAGGTGCGCTATACGGAGCGCCCGGATGTTGCGGCTGTTCACCTTTTAGAAGGCCATCTCCTTGTTCTGGTTGACACGTCTCCGAGCGTGATGATCTTACCGGCCACCTTTTTCAGCCACATCCAGCACGCCGAGGAGTACCGGCAGAGCCCCTTTGTCGGTGCTTACCTCCGCTGGGTGCGCTTTCTTGCGATTTTGGCATCAACCTTTTTGCTGCCCGTTTGGCTTTTAGTTGCCCTTGAGCCCCGGCTTCTCCCGGCTGCTTTGAAATTCATCGGCCCCGCTAAAGCAGGAAAGGTGCCGCTTTTTGGGCAGTTTTTACTGGCCGAAATTGCCGTAGACATCCTCCGCATGGCCGCGATCCACATTCCTTCTCCCCTGGCGACGGCGCTGGGGATTATAGCTGCTGTTTTGCTTGGCGAGATTGCCATCAGGATCGGCCTTTTCAACGGTGAGGTGGTTCTTTACACGGCGGTCGCAGCGATCGGGACCTTTGCAACACCCAGCTACGAATTGAGTATGGCCAACCGTTTGGTGCGGTTGGGGCTGGTGTTTCTGGTGGGAATCTGGCGCGTACCCGGCCTCCTGGTGGGGCTGCTGCTTGCCATCTTTTTTATGCTTTCCAGCAAGTCCTTCGGCATCCCCTATTTCTGGCCTTTGATTCCTTTTAACTGGGATGCGTTCAAGCAGGTTCTGCTGCGCTATCCTGTCCCTCTCCACAACCTGCGGCCGTCTGTTTTAAAGCCCCAGGATGTAATCCGGCAGCCCTCTCCGGCGCTAAAGCCTGAGGAAAAAAAGGGCTCCAATTGGGGCGAAAAAGTTAGAAAAACGGGTGGCGAGGAAGATTTATAG
- the spoVAD gene encoding stage V sporulation protein AD, with protein MGNKLGQHTVSFSRPPVITAGATIAGPMEGQGPLAQTFDWILEDLLFGEQTWEKAESKMLQESAKLALRKRNLQCQDVDFFLSGDLLNQIISANYAARSLEIPFFGLFGACATFVEGILVGSMLIDGGFGQRVLLAASSHHNTAERQYRFPTEQGVQRPPSAQWTVTGSGALLLEKTGEGPRVAMGTIGKVVDLGITDINNMGGAMAPAAADTLLTHFQDTGTNPGAYDLILTGDLGAVGGAALKELLAKRGYVLGENYHDCGMLIYDLEKQDAHAGGSGCGCSAVVFSGLILRQLWEKQYRKILFAATGALMSPTSVQQGESIPGVTHAVVIEF; from the coding sequence ATGGGAAACAAACTCGGCCAGCATACCGTTTCCTTTTCCCGGCCTCCTGTCATCACTGCAGGCGCCACCATTGCCGGCCCCATGGAGGGGCAGGGGCCGCTTGCCCAAACCTTTGACTGGATTCTTGAAGATCTCTTGTTTGGGGAGCAAACCTGGGAAAAGGCAGAAAGCAAAATGCTTCAGGAAAGCGCAAAACTGGCCCTCAGAAAAAGAAACCTGCAGTGTCAGGACGTTGACTTTTTTTTGTCGGGAGATTTGTTGAATCAAATTATTTCTGCAAATTACGCCGCCCGGAGCCTGGAAATCCCCTTTTTTGGGTTGTTTGGGGCCTGTGCAACTTTTGTTGAGGGAATTCTTGTGGGGTCCATGCTCATCGATGGTGGTTTTGGGCAACGAGTCCTGCTGGCTGCCTCGAGCCACCACAATACCGCGGAGCGTCAGTACCGGTTTCCCACCGAGCAGGGGGTGCAGCGCCCCCCGTCTGCCCAGTGGACGGTAACGGGGAGCGGGGCTCTTCTCCTGGAGAAGACAGGGGAGGGCCCCCGGGTCGCGATGGGAACAATTGGAAAAGTTGTCGATTTAGGGATTACCGATATCAACAACATGGGCGGAGCGATGGCTCCGGCGGCGGCCGATACCCTTTTGACCCATTTTCAGGATACGGGAACCAACCCCGGTGCTTATGATTTGATTTTGACCGGAGATTTGGGTGCAGTCGGGGGAGCCGCCTTGAAGGAACTCCTTGCCAAGCGGGGCTATGTGCTGGGCGAAAATTACCATGACTGCGGAATGCTTATTTACGATCTGGAAAAGCAGGATGCTCATGCGGGCGGAAGCGGCTGCGGGTGTTCCGCCGTGGTTTTTTCGGGCCTGATTTTGCGCCAGCTGTGGGAAAAACAGTACCGGAAGATTCTTTTTGCGGCAACGGGAGCGCTGATGAGCCCGACCAGCGTTCAGCAGGGGGAATCGATTCCCGGGGTTACCCATGCGGTGGTTATCGAGTTCTAA
- a CDS encoding CoA protein activase has product MKITYPHMGNLYIVIRALLTSLGLDLVLPPPTSNRTVELGVRYAPEFACFPLKLNLGNFLEARELGADTILMAGGVGPCRFGYYAQVQREILRDLGVSMEMVVLEPPDTHWSELKDKIRWLVGDRSWWEIIKAIRFAWYKARAVDLVEARVLYLRPRVFEPFELESGYREALRKIDQAASKRELDSVVKGFFRFSNRLPRRSGSLLRVGLVGEIFTVLEPFANYDLERRLGLLGVEVTRSIFLSAWINEHLFGGLLRVKGTKHVKKLAAPYLNFFVGGHGRETVGSTVDFARQGYDGVVHVAPFTCMPEIVAHSVLPSVTKDYGIPTLTFYLDEQSGEAGIQTRLEAFVDLISARRERVRKEKH; this is encoded by the coding sequence ATGAAAATTACCTACCCACATATGGGTAACCTGTACATTGTAATCAGGGCTTTATTAACAAGCCTGGGCCTGGATTTGGTTCTGCCGCCTCCTACTTCAAACCGGACCGTGGAACTGGGGGTCCGGTATGCTCCGGAGTTTGCCTGTTTTCCTTTGAAGCTGAATCTGGGGAACTTTCTTGAGGCGCGGGAGCTGGGAGCAGACACGATTTTGATGGCGGGCGGGGTAGGGCCCTGCCGTTTCGGCTACTATGCTCAGGTGCAGCGGGAAATACTGAGGGATCTGGGTGTTTCCATGGAGATGGTGGTCCTGGAGCCTCCTGATACTCACTGGAGCGAACTCAAAGATAAGATCAGGTGGCTTGTAGGGGACCGGTCCTGGTGGGAAATTATCAAGGCGATCAGGTTTGCCTGGTACAAGGCAAGGGCTGTTGACCTGGTTGAGGCAAGGGTTCTTTACTTGCGGCCCCGGGTTTTTGAGCCGTTTGAGCTGGAAAGCGGCTACCGCGAGGCCCTGCGCAAGATCGATCAGGCCGCCAGCAAACGGGAACTCGACAGCGTTGTCAAGGGCTTTTTCCGTTTCTCTAACAGGCTGCCCCGGCGCTCCGGTTCCTTGCTGCGGGTAGGGCTGGTGGGAGAGATCTTCACGGTACTGGAGCCATTTGCTAATTATGATCTTGAGCGGCGGCTTGGATTGTTGGGGGTCGAAGTAACCCGAAGTATATTCTTGAGCGCCTGGATCAACGAACACCTTTTTGGAGGTTTGCTGCGGGTTAAAGGGACGAAACACGTGAAAAAACTGGCTGCTCCCTATTTGAATTTCTTCGTGGGAGGGCACGGCAGGGAGACGGTTGGCTCTACTGTTGACTTTGCCCGGCAGGGTTACGACGGAGTTGTTCATGTGGCTCCTTTTACCTGCATGCCCGAGATCGTTGCCCATTCGGTTCTTCCTTCTGTTACGAAAGATTACGGCATCCCCACCTTAACTTTCTATCTGGATGAGCAGTCCGGGGAGGCAGGAATTCAGACAAGGCTTGAGGCGTTTGTGGATTTAATCTCAGCGCGCCGGGAAAGAGTGAGAAAGGAGAAGCACTAG
- the spoVAE gene encoding stage V sporulation protein AE, translating to MKFLLAFVIGGLICVIGQLFMDLTRSSITPAHVLVGFVTGGAVLSALGFYQPLVDLAGAGAMIPLSGFGHSLAQGAIRAVQSKGLLGAFTGGVEATAAGIVAAVVFGYAMAVLFNPRS from the coding sequence GTGAAATTTCTCCTTGCGTTTGTTATCGGCGGTCTTATCTGCGTAATCGGGCAGCTTTTCATGGACCTGACCCGGTCCTCGATTACGCCTGCTCATGTTCTTGTAGGTTTTGTGACAGGAGGGGCCGTCTTAAGCGCCCTCGGCTTTTACCAGCCTCTGGTTGATCTTGCAGGAGCCGGGGCAATGATCCCCCTTTCGGGTTTTGGGCACAGTCTTGCCCAGGGTGCGATCCGCGCCGTGCAGAGCAAGGGGCTCCTGGGGGCCTTTACCGGCGGCGTTGAGGCCACGGCTGCCGGGATTGTTGCTGCCGTTGTTTTCGGCTACGCGATGGCCGTACTCTTCAACCCGCGCAGCTAA